The genome window CGCCAAACCCGAGGCACCCTATGCTGCAGTCCCGTTTGCCCCCATACATGGCTGCCACGGCCCTGCAGCGGTTTAGGCCGTCATAATAGAACCGGTCGGTGGCCCGAGCTCCGCCGTCACAATCATTAAAGGATTTCAAGGGTTCGGCGGACCCGGCCTCAAGGCCCATAGTTGATGCAATTTCGTAAATATTTTCCGAGCTCGTCAGCATACATACCGTAGGCGGGGCTTCGCCGTTGACAATCGCCTCTGCCGCCGCGGAGCATCCGGTATACCCGCACCCCCCGCAGTTAGCCCCGGCCAAAAGATTCTCGACCTTGGCAATTCGGGGGTCTTCATAGACATAAAAAATACGGGAAGCAAAGCTTAATGCCAGCCCGATGATTAAACCGAGTCCCAGGGTAAAAAGAACGGATTCAAGCACAACTTACCTCTTTATATTTAGAAACATTGAAGTCTGATCTTAACAGAATCTTAATTAGTAATTATTCAAAATAACCCGGTCAGGATAGTAGCGGCCCGTTACACCATTCCCTTGAAGGCAAAAAAGGCCAGGGAAATGATACCCGCTGTCACCAATCCAATAGAGGTATCCTGCAAAGGTTTGGGCACCCTTCCCAGCATAACGCGCTCTCGCACGCCGGCAAACAGGATCAGCGCCAGCCCGAAGCCAATGGCATAGGCAATTGCGGAAATAAGGGCTTGTACAAATGTATTTTCCTCCTGAATATTGATGAGACAAACGCCCATAACCGAACAATTGGTGGTGATCAATGGCAGAAATATGCCAAGGCCGGCATAAAGGGCGGGAATGCTTTTTTTGAGAAACATCTCCACAAACTGGACAAGTGAGGCAATGACCAGAATAAATGCAATGGTGCGTAAAAATTCAATACCAAGGGTGACCAGAAAATAGGTGTTGATAATCCAGGTGATGACCGCTGCCAGCACCATTACAAATATCACCGCCATGGCCATGCCTGCCGCTGTCTCCATTTTTTTGGAGGTCCCCATAAAGGGGCAGACGCCCAGATACTGAGCCAGCAGGATGTTGTTGATAAAGATACAACTGATAATCAGAACAAAAATATCGCCCATAACCTCGACTCCTGTTTGTACTTATGCAACCGGTTTATCGACTGCCGGCAAGATTCATCAAGCAGAGCAACAGGCCTAAGCAGACAAACGCCCCCGGCGCCTCGACCATAAAGGTAAAGGGTTCAAAGGACGATCCAAAAACCTGCATACCGTAAAAGGTTCCCTCGCCCAGGACTTCCCGGACCGCTCCCAGAACGCCCAGAGACAGGGTGAAGCCAACGCCGATGCCAAGGCCGTCTGCGATGGCGTACACCGGCTTATTCTTTGAGGCAAATGCCTCGGACCGGCCGAGCACGATGCAGTTGACAACGATCAGGGGAATAAAGATTCCCAGCTGAAGATAGAGCGGATAGGCAAAGGCCTGCATCAAGAGTTCGACGACAGTTACAAAGGTCGCAATAATAATGATAAAACAGGCAATGCGTATCTTTGAGGGAATAACATCCCGCAGGAGTGAAACCAGTAAATTAGAAAAAACCAGCACAAATGTGGTAGCTATTCCCATTCCTATGCCGTTTTGAACGGATTTGGTGACCGCCAGCGTCGGGCACAGCCCGAGCACCAGTCGAAACGGCGGGATCTCTTCCCATAAGCCTTTGGTAAATTCCTGAGCCAGTGTTTTTGCCATAATTTTTGCTTTCCTTTATCCGGAAAAAGTTGACAGCTTTTCTGAAATTTTCGGCTTCACCCTCTCAAAAAGCTCCCCCGCCCGGCTAACCGCCTTGCATACCGCACGGGAAGTAACGGTGGCGCCGGATAAGGCCGTGATATTGCCGCCGTCCGGTTTGACCTTGGGTTGAGACCCAATGGGCACGCCCTGGAACTGGCTTTTGAAATCCTCATCCGTTTCCACCCGAGCCCCGAGACCCGGCGTCTCATTATGCGTGGTGACGCTGACCCCGCGTATTTTTCCGGTTTCAACATTTACGGCCACCATAACACCCACATCGCCGCCATAACCGCTGCCCTTGGTCTCAAACGCCACAACTTTGGGCTCGCCGTCAAATACCCCCACGAAAAAGTTTTTTTTCGTATCATCGATTTGGATCGCGAATCGATCCGCAATGGGGTTATTAGCGGCACCTTCCATTATTCTTTGAATGGCCGGGCCCTTTACAAACTTCAGCACCTGACTGTCGATCCGGTCCTGCGTATTATTGCGGATGGCCGCCAGCAGGCCGCCGGATAAACTGCTGAGCAACGTCAGCACGATGACCATTTTTACCATTTCACGCATAATTGATCACCTTTCGGGAGGTCTTGGGTCTGATTTTATCGATTAATGGATTGGCCAGGTTGATGACCAGGATGGCAAAAATTACCCCGTCAACATGGGTACCGATATTGCGGATCAGCACCGTCAAAAACCCGCCAAGCGCTCCATAAATCAACATGGGAATAAAATTGACCGGTGAGGAGGAATCCTCGGTGGCCAGGAAAAAAGCCCCGAACAGGGAATAGCCCGTCAGCAGATGAAAGCTGCCGCTGGCATAGACATCCGGATTGGCCTGATGGAAGCAAAAAGCGGTGACAAACATCCCGGCAATAAATGAAATGGCAATTTCCCAGCGGATATAGCCCCGCAGCATCAGATAGATGCCGGCGATAACAAGGCCCAGCCCAAAGGAGGTGCCGATGCCGCCGACCTGGCGGCCGAGCAGCAGATCAGCGTTACTGAATCCGTCCACAGCCCCGGCGCCAAAAGATTTAACCAGAACCAGCGGATAGATTGGGTTGAAGTCAAACTGATAATTGACCAGCGCCTCGTTAAAATCAAAATAGCCGCCCCAGGACAGCATCAGCACGGCCGCGGCCAGCACAGCGGGATGAAAGGGGTTGCCGCCAAGGCCGCCGTATATCTGCTTGCCGATGACAATGGTAAAAAAGGTCCCCACAATTACAACCCACCAGGGGGTGGTGGCCGGCAGCATCATGGCAAACAGCATCCCCAAAAGCGCGGCGTTTCCATCACCGATTGAAACGGGCCGGCGGGTCAAATAGTTCATGGCCAGCTCCCATAACATGGCCGAGGAAATCGATAAGGCCACCACGGACAAGGCAGGGAGGCCGTATTGCAAGAGGCCGGGAATCACTGCCAGGAGGGTGACTGCCAGAATATTATAATTCTTAACGGAAATCTGACTGCCATTATGCCAGAACGGGGCATGGGAAACGGTCAGTTTGATGGACTCAGCCATGGCTTTCCTCCGCTTTCATCTGCTCCAACGTATGTTTGGCCAGTTTAATGTGTTGAAAAATGGGAATCCGGGTTTCACAGACAAACGCACACAGGCCGCATTCAATGCACGCATCCAGATCGGCCTGCGCTGCTGCCGCCTCATACTGTTCGGCTTCCAGCAGCCGGACTAAAATGTTGACCGGAATGTTGACCGGACAGACGCGGACGCATTCCCCGCAGTTAATGCAGGCCACATCGGCTGTCTCGGGGATCAAAGCCCCGTCCTGAACCATGATCGTATCCGTATCCGCCTGAACCGGATGCGCCGTTGAATAGACCGCAACCCCGGTCATAGGGCCGCCGAAAATGATCCGGTCGCCTTCCCGGACCGATTCGTTAAAGGTCTCCAGGACATCCTTGAGCGGGGTGCCGATGGGCGCGGACACCAGACGTTTAGTCCCGTTTTTGGGAATAAATGTGAACAGTTTCTCCATGGGCAGCTCGCCCGTGTTAAACGCCGCACCGATGGCGGCTACCGCCTCCGCCGAAAAAAACGCCGCATCCGCCTGGGGGGCCGCATCCCCGCCTTTTAACTCACCAGCCAGCATATGTCTTATGATCAGTTCGGGGTTGGCGGCCGGGTATTCCGAATCCACGGTTTTCACCCCTGCTCCGGCGGCGCCGGCCACCTGCACCAAATGTTCGGGGGCGGCCAGGATAACATTCTGGATGCCGGTCATTTTGCGCAGAATATCAATGCCGGTTTTTATGGATTCAATGCGGGTTTTGACAAAATACTGGTTGGTAATTGAAGGCA of Desulfobacterales bacterium contains these proteins:
- a CDS encoding RnfABCDGE type electron transport complex subunit A, which translates into the protein MGDIFVLIISCIFINNILLAQYLGVCPFMGTSKKMETAAGMAMAVIFVMVLAAVITWIINTYFLVTLGIEFLRTIAFILVIASLVQFVEMFLKKSIPALYAGLGIFLPLITTNCSVMGVCLINIQEENTFVQALISAIAYAIGFGLALILFAGVRERVMLGRVPKPLQDTSIGLVTAGIISLAFFAFKGMV
- a CDS encoding electron transport complex subunit E encodes the protein MAKTLAQEFTKGLWEEIPPFRLVLGLCPTLAVTKSVQNGIGMGIATTFVLVFSNLLVSLLRDVIPSKIRIACFIIIIATFVTVVELLMQAFAYPLYLQLGIFIPLIVVNCIVLGRSEAFASKNKPVYAIADGLGIGVGFTLSLGVLGAVREVLGEGTFYGMQVFGSSFEPFTFMVEAPGAFVCLGLLLCLMNLAGSR
- a CDS encoding RnfABCDGE type electron transport complex subunit G yields the protein MREMVKMVIVLTLLSSLSGGLLAAIRNNTQDRIDSQVLKFVKGPAIQRIMEGAANNPIADRFAIQIDDTKKNFFVGVFDGEPKVVAFETKGSGYGGDVGVMVAVNVETGKIRGVSVTTHNETPGLGARVETDEDFKSQFQGVPIGSQPKVKPDGGNITALSGATVTSRAVCKAVSRAGELFERVKPKISEKLSTFSG
- a CDS encoding RnfABCDGE type electron transport complex subunit D, with translation MAESIKLTVSHAPFWHNGSQISVKNYNILAVTLLAVIPGLLQYGLPALSVVALSISSAMLWELAMNYLTRRPVSIGDGNAALLGMLFAMMLPATTPWWVVIVGTFFTIVIGKQIYGGLGGNPFHPAVLAAAVLMLSWGGYFDFNEALVNYQFDFNPIYPLVLVKSFGAGAVDGFSNADLLLGRQVGGIGTSFGLGLVIAGIYLMLRGYIRWEIAISFIAGMFVTAFCFHQANPDVYASGSFHLLTGYSLFGAFFLATEDSSSPVNFIPMLIYGALGGFLTVLIRNIGTHVDGVIFAILVINLANPLIDKIRPKTSRKVINYA
- a CDS encoding 4Fe-4S dicluster domain-containing protein; the protein is MKRSFFGFIKPKLTYSAITDAAAEPAAVPASREIQLLLDTPLERAQDLMLSVGEQVKAGQRIQVTQTAEDYALASLSGQVSEITPFLGMMQAEMAAVSITVDSEAHQVADDEFKQISKMPTLENATRFLHGLPGKPDFSPFFDPDRRIKAIVVLGTDQDLPSITNQYFVKTRIESIKTGIDILRKMTGIQNVILAAPEHLVQVAGAAGAGVKTVDSEYPAANPELIIRHMLAGELKGGDAAPQADAAFFSAEAVAAIGAAFNTGELPMEKLFTFIPKNGTKRLVSAPIGTPLKDVLETFNESVREGDRIIFGGPMTGVAVYSTAHPVQADTDTIMVQDGALIPETADVACINCGECVRVCPVNIPVNILVRLLEAEQYEAAAAQADLDACIECGLCAFVCETRIPIFQHIKLAKHTLEQMKAEESHG